In the Pseudomonas sp. DTU_2021_1001937_2_SI_NGA_ILE_001 genome, one interval contains:
- a CDS encoding virulence factor family protein → MIRRVWRYVLLVLAIILIAALGAWFWHRPPTPATLEHANLEDGTAITRVTPASRVKTRIALAVSTKDKLSDKQLQALGTDAGASVIQVELPADDCVLQEKVFQAALQKLDGPAQVVGGIGHGATLAWRWLATQDNDKAQAISVGFALQHVSNPPPEVEEGETPPQICDVPLPQKAPHGHWLAAFNDAPDDPSAAFVRDQPNAETSISDYDIPLPQVLNTELRHLLLGENDTGGSGVPTVEVPSAQSSDTVTLFLSGDGGWRDLDKVVAGDMAKVGYPVVGIDVLRYYWERKSPEQTAADLTELMNHYRQKWGSKRFILAGYSFGADVLPAIYNRMAPEDQERIDGIILLAFARSGNFEIHVDGWLGNAGTEAKTGPEMAKLPANKVLCVYGAEEKKDSGCTDTTAVGEVLELPGGHHFDENYPALAKRLMHKIDQWQGKP, encoded by the coding sequence ATGATTCGACGTGTGTGGCGCTACGTACTCCTGGTGCTGGCGATTATTCTCATTGCAGCGCTGGGTGCGTGGTTCTGGCACCGCCCACCGACGCCTGCGACCCTGGAACATGCCAACCTGGAAGACGGCACGGCGATTACCCGGGTAACCCCCGCCAGCCGGGTCAAGACCCGCATCGCCCTGGCCGTGAGTACCAAGGACAAGCTCAGCGACAAGCAGCTGCAGGCACTGGGTACCGACGCCGGCGCCAGCGTGATTCAGGTCGAATTGCCCGCCGATGACTGCGTGTTGCAGGAAAAGGTCTTCCAGGCCGCCCTGCAGAAGCTCGACGGCCCGGCACAGGTGGTGGGCGGCATCGGCCATGGCGCAACCCTGGCGTGGCGCTGGCTGGCCACGCAGGATAACGACAAGGCCCAGGCCATTTCGGTGGGTTTCGCCCTGCAACACGTTTCCAACCCGCCTCCCGAGGTCGAGGAAGGCGAAACCCCACCACAGATCTGCGACGTCCCCCTGCCCCAGAAAGCCCCGCACGGGCACTGGCTGGCCGCCTTCAACGACGCACCGGACGATCCGAGCGCCGCATTCGTGCGCGACCAACCCAACGCAGAGACCAGCATCAGCGACTATGACATTCCGTTGCCGCAGGTGCTGAACACCGAACTGCGCCATCTGCTGCTCGGCGAGAATGACACCGGCGGTTCGGGCGTACCGACCGTCGAAGTGCCTTCCGCCCAGAGCAGCGACACCGTGACCCTGTTCCTTTCCGGCGACGGCGGCTGGCGTGACCTCGACAAAGTGGTGGCCGGCGACATGGCCAAGGTCGGCTACCCTGTGGTGGGTATCGACGTGCTGCGCTACTACTGGGAGCGCAAGTCGCCCGAGCAGACAGCGGCCGACCTGACCGAGCTGATGAACCACTATCGCCAGAAGTGGGGCTCCAAGCGCTTCATTCTCGCCGGCTACTCCTTCGGTGCCGACGTCCTGCCGGCGATCTACAACCGCATGGCTCCCGAGGACCAGGAGCGTATCGACGGCATCATCCTGCTGGCCTTCGCCCGCAGCGGCAACTTCGAAATCCACGTCGATGGCTGGCTGGGCAACGCCGGCACCGAGGCCAAGACCGGACCGGAAATGGCCAAGCTGCCCGCCAACAAGGTGCTTTGCGTATACGGCGCCGAAGAGAAGAAGGACAGCGGCTGCACCGACACCACTGCCGTGGGCGAGGTGCTGGAGCTGCCCGGCGGCCACCACTTTGACGAAAACTACCCGGCCCTGGCCAAGCGCCTGATGCACAAGATCGACCAGTGGCAGGGCAAGCCCTGA
- the dinB gene encoding DNA polymerase IV: protein MAQRKIIHIDCDCFYAAIEMRDHPHLAGIPLAVGGSAERRGVIATCNYEARAYGVRSAMSSRHALKLCPDLTIVKPRMDAYKEASREIQAIFRDYTDLIEPLSLDEAYLDVSESLRFSGSATRIAQDIRRRVSSQLHITVSAGVAPNKFLAKIASDWKKPNGLFVITPDQVEDFVSGLPVSKLHGVGKVTADKLGRLGIINCQDLLGWQKLALVREFGSFGERLWNLARGIDERPVQSDSRRQSVSVENTYDTDLPDLASCLARLPELLDSLEKRMARLDGQYRPGKPFVKVKFHDFSQTTLEQAGAGWDLASYQQLLTQAFARGGKPVRLLGVGVRLHDLRGAHEQLELFS from the coding sequence ATGGCCCAACGCAAAATCATCCATATCGATTGCGACTGCTTCTACGCGGCCATAGAAATGCGCGACCACCCGCATCTGGCCGGTATTCCCCTGGCGGTCGGCGGGTCGGCAGAGCGGCGCGGGGTCATCGCCACCTGCAATTACGAAGCACGCGCCTACGGGGTGCGCTCGGCCATGTCATCACGACATGCACTCAAGCTCTGTCCGGACCTGACTATCGTCAAGCCAAGGATGGATGCCTATAAGGAAGCATCGCGGGAAATCCAGGCGATCTTTCGCGATTACACCGACCTGATCGAACCGCTTTCCCTGGATGAGGCCTACCTGGACGTTTCCGAGTCGCTGCGCTTTTCCGGAAGTGCCACGCGTATTGCCCAGGATATACGCCGGCGCGTCTCCAGCCAGCTGCATATCACGGTGTCGGCCGGGGTCGCGCCCAACAAGTTTCTGGCCAAGATCGCCAGCGACTGGAAAAAGCCCAATGGCCTGTTCGTCATTACCCCGGACCAGGTGGAGGATTTCGTCTCGGGCCTGCCGGTCAGCAAGCTGCATGGTGTAGGCAAGGTGACCGCGGACAAACTGGGGCGGCTCGGCATCATCAATTGCCAGGATCTGTTGGGTTGGCAGAAGTTGGCGCTGGTTCGTGAGTTCGGCAGTTTCGGCGAGCGACTATGGAATCTCGCACGGGGCATCGATGAGCGGCCGGTGCAGAGCGACAGCCGTCGACAGTCGGTAAGCGTGGAAAACACTTACGACACCGATCTGCCCGACCTGGCCAGCTGTCTGGCCAGGCTGCCGGAGCTTCTGGACTCGCTGGAAAAGCGTATGGCCCGCCTGGATGGCCAGTATCGGCCGGGAAAACCCTTCGTGAAGGTCAAGTTTCATGATTTTTCCCAGACCACCCTGGAACAGGCGGGGGCAGGCTGGGACCTTGCCAGTTATCAGCAGTTGCTGACCCAGGCCTTCGCCCGCGGCGGCAAGCCGGTAAGGCTATTGGGAGTGGGGGTGCGCCTGCATGATCTGCGCGGCGCACACGAGCAGTTGGAGCTGTTCAGCTAG
- the mprF gene encoding bifunctional lysylphosphatidylglycerol flippase/synthetase MprF has translation MRDNSSDTSEAVTANHPIQSARLRWLERLSKYRQAIGLGVMLVLFGMALIACRHMLIEMDFYALRDALYAVPLPSLGGALLAAIIGYVVLMGYEFSAARYAGVKLPAKTLLLGGFTSFAIGNAVGLSMLSGGSVRYRLYSRNGIGAIEIARMTVFASLSLGCALPPLAAIATLSNLPGASLALKLPVDVLASVAIAVLAVSLILAVAVYRRRLPEQDIPDVLLVSAGRRSLRLPGLRLTLVQLVITALDVVAAALVLYLLLPQAPPLGAFILVYLLALAAGVLSHVPGGVGVFEAVLLAAFANELGAAPLAAALLLYRLIYVVLPLLLACLTLLFTEAKRLLFARQALRVASGLGAPILALLVFLSGVVLLFSGATPEIDTRLENVGFLIPHRLIDASHFGASLVGVLCLLLAQGLRRRLSAAWVLTVILLLVGAVLSMLKGFDWEEACMLVLTAILLVTFRRSFYRPSRLLELPFSPLYVIASMCVVGASIWLLLFAYQDVPYSHQLWWQFTLDADAPRGLRSALGSAVLLLVVSLTWLLRTARPGIKLPDAADLDKAAEILKASNQPDGGLALTGDKAILFHPDNNAFLMYSHRGRSLVALYDPVGPAQQRAELIWQFRDLCDVHHARPVFYQVRAENLPYYMDIGLTAIKLGEEARVDLRRFDIDAKGKEMKDLRYTWNRGSRDGLSLEIHEAGQAPLEELKAISDAWLTGKNVREKGFSLGRFTPEYLRYFRVAIIRFQDKPVAFANLLETSGLELASLDLMRAHPDAPKSTMEFMMIGLIQHYKAQGYARFSLGMVPLSGLQPRRGAPLTQRLGSMVFRRGEQLYNFQGLRRFKDKFQPDWEPRYMAVPAGLDPLVALADTAALIAGGLTGLVKR, from the coding sequence ATGCGCGACAATTCGTCTGATACCTCCGAAGCCGTGACGGCTAATCACCCCATACAGTCTGCGCGACTCCGATGGCTGGAGCGGCTCAGTAAATATCGCCAGGCCATCGGGCTGGGGGTGATGCTGGTGCTGTTCGGCATGGCGCTGATCGCCTGCCGTCACATGCTCATCGAAATGGACTTCTATGCCCTGCGCGATGCGCTCTACGCCGTGCCGTTGCCTTCCCTGGGTGGCGCCCTGCTGGCGGCGATCATCGGTTACGTGGTGCTGATGGGCTACGAGTTTTCCGCAGCCCGCTATGCTGGCGTCAAGCTGCCGGCCAAGACGCTGCTGCTGGGCGGTTTCACATCGTTCGCCATCGGTAACGCCGTGGGTCTGTCGATGTTGTCCGGCGGCTCGGTGCGCTACCGTCTCTATTCACGCAACGGCATCGGTGCGATCGAAATCGCCCGCATGACCGTATTCGCCAGTCTGTCGCTGGGCTGTGCGCTGCCGCCCCTCGCGGCCATCGCCACCCTGAGCAACCTGCCGGGGGCATCCCTGGCGCTCAAGCTGCCGGTAGACGTACTTGCAAGCGTTGCCATCGCGGTCCTGGCCGTCAGCCTGATCCTCGCCGTGGCAGTGTATCGGCGCCGCCTGCCGGAGCAGGACATTCCCGATGTGCTGCTGGTCAGTGCCGGACGCCGCTCACTGCGCCTGCCCGGCCTGCGCCTGACCCTGGTGCAACTGGTCATCACCGCGCTCGACGTGGTCGCTGCCGCGCTGGTGTTGTACCTGCTGCTGCCCCAGGCACCACCGCTGGGCGCCTTCATTCTGGTCTACCTGCTGGCCCTGGCGGCCGGCGTGCTCAGCCATGTACCGGGCGGTGTCGGGGTGTTCGAGGCCGTGCTGCTGGCGGCGTTCGCCAATGAACTGGGCGCCGCGCCCCTGGCCGCCGCACTGCTGCTGTATCGCCTGATATACGTGGTGTTGCCGCTGCTGCTGGCCTGTCTGACGCTGCTGTTCACCGAAGCCAAGCGCCTGTTGTTCGCGCGCCAGGCCCTGCGGGTGGCGTCCGGGCTGGGCGCGCCGATCCTTGCCCTATTGGTGTTTCTTTCTGGTGTAGTACTGCTGTTTTCCGGCGCCACCCCAGAAATCGACACCCGCCTGGAAAACGTCGGCTTTCTGATTCCTCACCGTCTGATCGACGCTTCGCACTTCGGTGCCAGCCTGGTTGGCGTGCTGTGCCTGCTATTGGCCCAGGGCCTGCGTCGTCGCCTGTCGGCGGCCTGGGTGCTGACGGTGATCCTGCTGCTGGTCGGTGCCGTGCTGTCGATGCTCAAGGGCTTCGATTGGGAAGAGGCCTGCATGCTGGTGCTCACGGCCATACTGCTGGTCACCTTCCGCCGCTCGTTCTACCGCCCCAGCCGCCTGCTGGAGCTGCCGTTTTCGCCACTCTACGTCATCGCCAGCATGTGCGTGGTCGGTGCGTCGATCTGGCTGCTGTTGTTCGCCTACCAGGACGTGCCCTACAGCCATCAGTTGTGGTGGCAATTCACCCTGGATGCCGATGCCCCGCGCGGCCTGCGCTCGGCCCTGGGCAGCGCGGTACTGCTGTTGGTGGTGTCCTTGACCTGGCTGCTGCGCACCGCACGGCCAGGCATCAAGCTTCCCGACGCGGCCGATCTGGACAAGGCTGCCGAGATTCTCAAGGCTTCCAACCAGCCGGACGGCGGCCTGGCGCTGACCGGTGACAAGGCCATTCTGTTTCACCCGGACAACAACGCCTTCCTGATGTACTCGCACCGTGGACGCAGCCTGGTGGCGCTGTACGACCCGGTCGGCCCTGCGCAGCAGCGCGCCGAGCTGATCTGGCAGTTCCGCGATCTGTGCGACGTGCACCATGCCCGCCCGGTGTTCTACCAGGTCCGCGCAGAGAACCTGCCCTACTACATGGACATCGGCCTGACCGCGATCAAGCTGGGTGAAGAAGCACGGGTCGACCTGCGGCGCTTCGATATCGACGCCAAGGGCAAGGAGATGAAAGACCTGCGCTACACCTGGAACCGCGGCAGCCGCGACGGCCTGAGCCTGGAGATCCACGAAGCCGGCCAGGCGCCGCTCGAGGAACTGAAAGCCATCTCCGACGCCTGGCTGACCGGCAAGAACGTACGCGAGAAAGGCTTTTCCCTGGGCCGCTTCACTCCGGAATACCTGCGCTACTTCCGCGTGGCGATCATTCGCTTCCAGGACAAGCCGGTGGCCTTCGCCAACCTGCTGGAGACCTCCGGCCTGGAACTGGCCAGTCTCGACCTGATGCGCGCCCACCCGGACGCGCCGAAGTCGACCATGGAATTCATGATGATCGGCCTGATCCAGCACTACAAAGCCCAGGGCTACGCCCGCTTCAGCCTGGGCATGGTGCCGTTGTCGGGCCTGCAACCGCGGCGTGGCGCGCCGCTGACCCAGCGGCTCGGCTCGATGGTCTTCCGTCGCGGCGAGCAGCTCTACAACTTCCAGGGCCTGCGCCGTTTCAAGGACAAGTTCCAGCCTGACTGGGAGCCCCGCTACATGGCCGTGCCCGCCGGACTCGATCCGCTGGTGGCCCTGGCCGATACCGCCGCCCTGATTGCAGGCGGCCTGACTGGACTGGTGAAACGCTGA
- a CDS encoding potassium transporter Kup: protein MSHASSQAGTGSATKPLSLLVAAVGVVYGDIGTSPLYTLKEVFQGGYGVEVNHDAILGVLSLIFWSLIWVVSFKYMVFILRADNQGEGGIMALTALARRASAKFPKLQMVMVAFGLFGAALFYGDSMITPAVSVLSAMEGLELAFEGLERWIVPMSLVVLVGLFLIQKHGTARIGVLFGPVMVTWFLVLGALGIYGIMHTPEVLQAVNPAWGVRFFILHPGIGVAILGAVVLALTGAEALYADMGHFGRKPISRAWFLLVLPALLLNYFGQGALVLEHPDAVRNPFYLLAPGWALLPLIALSTLATIIASQAVISGAFSMTLQAIQLGYIPRMYIQHTSSDAQGQIYIGAVNWALMVGVILLVIGFESSGALASAYGVAVTGTMLCTTFLVSSVMLLLWKWPPLLAVPLLICLLLVDGLFFAANVPKIVQGGAFPVLAGAVLFILMTTWKRGRQLLSERIDEAGLPLPIFIGSIRVQPPHRVQGTAVFLTARSDAVPHALLHNMLHNQVLHEQVVLLTVVYEDCPRVPASQRFEVEAYGEGFYRVILHFGFIDEPDVPQALTLCHLQDLDFSPMRTTYFLSRETVIPSKMVGMARWREALFAFMLKNANGNLRFFKLPYNRVIELGTQVEI, encoded by the coding sequence ATGAGTCATGCAAGTAGTCAGGCTGGAACAGGGAGTGCCACCAAGCCTTTGAGCCTGCTGGTCGCCGCCGTGGGGGTGGTGTACGGCGACATTGGCACCAGCCCGCTGTATACCCTCAAGGAAGTGTTTCAGGGCGGCTATGGTGTGGAAGTCAATCACGACGCGATCCTGGGCGTGCTGTCGCTGATCTTCTGGTCGCTGATCTGGGTGGTGTCGTTCAAATACATGGTGTTCATCCTGCGCGCCGACAACCAGGGCGAGGGCGGCATCATGGCGCTCACTGCACTGGCACGGCGCGCCTCGGCGAAGTTTCCCAAGCTGCAGATGGTCATGGTGGCCTTCGGGCTGTTCGGCGCCGCGCTGTTCTATGGTGACAGCATGATCACCCCGGCGGTGTCGGTGCTCTCGGCCATGGAAGGTCTGGAGCTGGCCTTCGAGGGCCTGGAGCGCTGGATCGTGCCCATGTCGCTGGTGGTACTGGTGGGGCTGTTCCTGATCCAGAAGCACGGTACCGCGCGTATCGGGGTATTGTTCGGCCCGGTGATGGTGACCTGGTTTCTGGTGCTGGGCGCACTGGGCATCTACGGCATCATGCATACGCCCGAGGTGCTGCAGGCGGTCAATCCGGCCTGGGGTGTGCGCTTCTTCATCCTGCATCCCGGCATCGGCGTGGCGATCCTCGGGGCAGTGGTGCTGGCGCTGACCGGTGCCGAAGCGCTGTATGCCGACATGGGCCACTTCGGCCGCAAGCCGATTTCCCGCGCCTGGTTCCTGCTGGTGCTGCCGGCCCTGCTGCTCAACTACTTCGGGCAGGGTGCGCTGGTGCTGGAGCACCCCGATGCGGTGCGCAACCCGTTCTACCTGCTGGCACCGGGCTGGGCCCTGCTGCCGCTCATCGCACTGTCGACGCTGGCGACCATCATCGCTTCCCAGGCGGTGATTTCCGGGGCCTTCTCCATGACCCTGCAGGCCATCCAGCTGGGTTATATCCCGCGCATGTACATCCAGCACACCTCCAGCGACGCGCAGGGGCAGATCTACATTGGTGCGGTGAACTGGGCGCTGATGGTCGGGGTGATCCTGCTGGTAATCGGCTTCGAGTCGTCCGGTGCCCTGGCCTCGGCCTACGGGGTGGCCGTGACCGGTACCATGCTGTGCACCACCTTCCTGGTCTCCTCGGTGATGCTGCTGCTGTGGAAGTGGCCGCCGCTGCTGGCAGTGCCGCTGCTGATCTGCCTGCTGCTGGTCGATGGCCTGTTCTTCGCCGCCAACGTGCCGAAGATCGTCCAGGGCGGTGCTTTCCCGGTATTGGCCGGTGCGGTGCTGTTCATTCTCATGACCACCTGGAAGCGGGGCCGACAGTTGCTCTCCGAGCGTATCGACGAGGCGGGTCTGCCGCTGCCGATCTTCATCGGCAGCATTCGTGTGCAGCCGCCGCATCGCGTGCAGGGCACGGCCGTGTTCCTCACCGCGCGCTCGGACGCCGTACCCCATGCACTGCTGCACAACATGCTGCACAACCAGGTGCTGCATGAGCAGGTGGTACTGCTGACGGTGGTCTACGAAGACTGCCCGCGAGTGCCGGCCAGCCAGCGCTTCGAAGTGGAAGCCTACGGCGAAGGGTTCTATCGGGTGATCCTGCACTTCGGCTTCATCGACGAGCCGGACGTGCCCCAGGCGCTGACCCTGTGCCACCTGCAGGACCTGGATTTCAGCCCGATGCGCACCACCTACTTCCTGAGCCGCGAGACGGTCATCCCGTCGAAGATGGTTGGCATGGCGCGCTGGCGCGAAGCGCTGTTCGCCTTCATGCTCAAGAACGCCAACGGCAACCTGCGTTTCTTCAAGCTGCCGTACAACCGGGTGATCGAGCTGGGTACCCAGGTAGAAATCTAG